One window of Caloenas nicobarica isolate bCalNic1 chromosome 7, bCalNic1.hap1, whole genome shotgun sequence genomic DNA carries:
- the EDRF1 gene encoding erythroid differentiation-related factor 1 isoform X1, translating into MDELCAAGAAAPVRGEAEEPKQGSVLFLGGNEVKSSAVVKYSSAPPQAAFARLQEKTDLKLPPANWLRESAKLGPAGTTILGNNKKSKPFSSFGMAYDFIDSVGNDVDVVSDSENIKKLLKIPYSKSHVSMAVHRIGRTLLLDELDIQELFMRSSQTGDWTWLKEFYQRLIDQKWQRKKKSKEHWYQKAILSKFLYYSINGDGAAQPVPTTSKQHQEGPVSGESDEAGRASWPAPFEMPSSLSEDPGASNQGNVPLEPSYIVGHVASAPKEQNLTTLFNDGENSQGLKNDFVRNILWTFEDIHMLVGSNMPIFGGGRYPAVSLRLRDNNKPINVLTGIDYWLDNLICNVPELVMCFHVNGIVQKYEMIKTEDIPNLENSNFSTKVIKDIAQNILSFLKSNCTKEGHTYWLFKASGSDIVKLYDLTTLCEETEDKYQNPFTMPVAILLYKVACNMMLKKNQNKKHYGTIRTLLLNCLKLLDNGRHPQIIASANYMLSELFQLDEPKKEDSTDFPINGNSDESYSEEEEEMPDSDENGSYSNSSDPPDDNKAVAIIKSVGELSVPEKYKSVHRIRPSCAFPVCHGTEERCRLVLNYVLEGLKSVDSSVKKEGDLPAADPSTPIPLKYEDESTSGGPECLEKQMALFLDKMGSFQKGKHSSQSGMIPGSWQYKMKLQLILKSSKAYYVLSDAAMILQKYGRALRYIKLALQCNDTYCCLCTSMLPEVLVFLCQCLTLCGDIQLMLAQNANNRAAYLEEYNYQTKEDQEILHSLHRESRCQVFAWATDLSTDLECQLSVSCKCYEAAHEILLFSNLKNQNPEQRIQVLKRMGNIRNEIGVFYMNQAAAVQTERVVSKTVSTTEQQLWKKSFSCFEEGIQNFESIDDATNAALLLCNTGRLMRICAQAHCATEGDFKREFSPEEALYYNKAIDYYLKALRSLGQRDVHPAVWDSVNWELSTTYFTMATLQQDYAPLSRKAQEQIEKEVSEAMMKSLKYCDVDTVSARQPLCQYRAATIHHRLASMYHSCLRNQVGDEHLRKQHRVLADLHYSKAVRLFQLLKDAPCEFLRVQLERVAFAEFQMTSQNSSAGKLKTLFGALDIMAKTTRAFQLIRKELLAESEQMNKDKSNADSMSPNDSSTGLNKEEVLKLLGIFESRMSFLLLQSIKLLTSTKKKIGGINEEDVVLQTNKQVYSLLLRATANKSLTLLERIEVILNLLEQLTRNNEANNGGTQ; encoded by the exons ATGGACGAGCTGTGCGCTGCGGGAGCTGCCGCCCCTGTGAGGGGCGAGGCGGAGGAGCCCAAGCAG GGGTCGGTTTTGTTTCTTGGAGGCAACGAAGTGAAAAGCAGCGCTGTGGTGAAATATTCGTCTGCCCCACCGCAAGCGGCGTTTGCCCGTCTTCAGGAGAAAACGGACTTGAAACTTCCACCTGCCAACTGGTTACGGGAGAGCGCTAAGCTGGGACCAGCAGGTACAACCATTCttggcaacaacaaaaaaagtaaaccatTTTCAAG CTTTGGGATGGCGTATGACTTCATTGACTCAGTTGGAAATGATGTAGATGTTGTGTCTGATTCAGAG aatattaaaaaacttCTGAAGATACCTTACAGCAAGTCCCACGTGAGCATGGCAGTGCATCGCATTGGGAGGACGCTTTTGTTGGATGAGCTGGATATTCAAGAACTCTTCATGAGATCATCTCAG ACAGGGGACTGGACATGGCTGAAAGAGTTTTATCAAAGGCTGATTGATCAGAAGTGGCAAcgaaaaaagaagagtaaagAACATTGGTACCAGAAGGCTATACTTTCTAAATTTTTGTATTACAG CATTAATGGTGatggagctgctcagcctgTTCCTACCACTTCAAAACAGCACCAGGAGGGTCCTGTTTCAGGTGAGAGTGATGAAGCAGGAAGGGCCTCCTGGCCAGCTCCTTTTGAAATGCCGTCTTCGTTATCTGAAGATCCAGGTGCCTCGAACCAG GGAAATGTGCCTCTTGAACCCTCATATATAGTGGGGCATGTGGCCTCAGCCCCCAAAGAACAAAACCTGACTACTTTGTTCAATGACGGGGAAAACAGTCAG GGACTTAAAAATGACTTTGTTCGAAATATCTTGTGGACCTTTGAAGATATCCACATGTTAGTAGGATCAAATATGCCGATATTTGGAGGTGGGAGATACCCTGCTGTGAGCTTGCGTCTCAG ggATAACAACAAGCCAATAAATGTGCTAACAGGAATTGACTATTGGTTGGACAACTTAATATGCAATGTACCAGAGCTTGTGATGTGCTTTCACGTTAATGGAATTGTTCAG AAATATGAAATGATTAAGACTGAAGATATTCCCAATTTGGAAAACTCGAATTTTTCTACCAAAGTGATAAAAGATATTGCTCAAAATATCTTATCGTTTTTGAAATCAAATTGCACCAAAGAAGGACATACTTATTGGTTATTTAAGG CAAGCGGGAGTGATATAGTAAAGCTCTATGACCTGACCACCCTTTGTGAAGAGACGGAAGACAAATACCAAAATCCTTTCACGATGCCAGTGGCAATTCTTCTATACAA AGTTGCTTGCAATATGATGCTGaagaaaaaccagaacaaaaaacACTATGGCACTATCAGAACATTGCTCCTTAATTGTCTTAAGTTACTGGACAATGGCAGACATCCTCAA ATTATTGCTTCAGCAAACTACATGTTATCAGAACTTTTTCAGTTGGATGAACCCAAAAAAGAAGACAGTACAGACTTCCCTATAAATGGAAATTCTGATGAAAGTTAcagtgaggaagaggaagaaatgccaGACAGTGATGAAAATGGTTCTTACAGTAACAGTTCTGATCCACCAGATGACAATAAAGCAGTGGCAATAATCAAATCTGTTGGAGAGTTATCAGTACCAGAAAAATACAAGTCTGTTCATCGAATACGT CCCAGTTGTGCATTTCCTGTCTGCCATGGCACTGAGGAGCGCTGCAGGCTGGTGCTCAATTACGTCCTGGAG gGCTTGAAGTCTGTTGACAGCAGTGTTAAAAAAGAGGGTGACCTTCCTGCAGCTGACCCCAGCACACCAATCCCATTGAAATATGAAGATGAATCTACCAGTGGTGGTCCTGAGTGTCTGGAAAAACAGATGGCCTTATTTTTAGACAAAA TGGGCTCGTTTCAGAAGGGGAAGCATTCCAGTCAGTCAGGAATGATTCCTGGGTCGTGGCAATATAAAATGAAACTCCAGCTCATTCTGAAATCATCAAAGGCTTATTATGTCCTGTCTGATGCTGCTATGATTCTACAGAAATACGGGAGAGCATTACGATACATCAAACTGGCTTTACAATGCAATG atACCTACTGTTGTCTCTGCACCAGCATGCTTCCAGAAGTATTAGTATTCCTTTGTCAGTGTTTAACCCTTTGTGGCGATATCCAATTAATGCTTGCTCAGAATGCAAACAACAGAGCAGCATATCTTGAAGAATATAATTACCAGACAAAAGAAGATCAGGAAATACTACACAGTCTTCACAGAGAATCCAGGTGCCAAG tgtTTGCCTGGGCTACTGACTTGTCTACAGACTTGGAATGCCAGCTTTCCGTCAGCTGTAAATGTTATGAAGCAGCTCAtgaaattttacttttcagtaacttaaaaaaccaaaatccagaGCAGCGTATACAGGTACTGAAGAGGATGGGCAATATCAGGAACGAGATCGGAGTGTTTTACATGAACCAGGCTGCTGCAGTGCAGACTGAGAGAGTGG TGAGTAAAACTGTATCGacaacagagcagcagctctggaagaaaagcttctcttgctttgaagaAGGAATTCAGAATTTTGAGTCAATTGACGACGCAACCAatgctgctctcctgctctgCAACACGGGCCGACTGATGCGAATTTGTGCTCAAGCACACTGTGCAACTGAGGGGGACTTCAAAAGAGAGTTTTCCCCAGAAGAGGCCCTTTATTATAATAAG GCTATTGACTACTACCTGAAGGCATTACGATCGCTCGGTCAGAGAGACGTGCATCCAGCtgtctgggattctgtgaactgGGAGCTGTCTACTACCTATTTCACCATGGCGACTCTCCAGCAGGATTACGCTCCACTGTCTCGAAAGGCTCAGGAGCAG ATAGAGAAGGAAGTCAGTGAAGCCATGATGAAGTCCTTGAAATACTGTGATGTTGATACCGTGTCTGCCCGACAGCCTCTCTGCCAGTATCGAGCTGCAACCATCCACCACAGGCTGGCTTCCATGTACCACAGCTGCCTGAGAAACCAG GTTGGTGATGAACACTTGAGGAAACAACACCGTGTACTTGCTGATCTTCATTACAGTAAAGCAGTGCGGCTCTTCCAGCTCCTGAAGGATGCGCCCTGCGAGTTCCTTCGTGTGCAGCTGGAAAGAGTGGCGTTCGCAGAGTTCCAGATGACGA GTCAgaacagcagtgctgggaaatTAAAGACTTTGTTTGGGGCCCTAGATATAATGGCGAAAACCACACGTGCATTCCAGCTCATCAGAAAGGAGCTTCTGGCAGAAAGCGAACAG ATGAACAAGGATAAAAGTAATGCTGACAGTATGTCACCTAATGATTCCTCTACTGGCCTTAACAAAGAAGAAGTATTGAAACTGCTTGGTATTTTTGAGTCCAGAATGTCGTTCCTTCTCCTCCAATCCATTAAATTGTTAActtcaacaaagaaaaagattgG
- the EDRF1 gene encoding erythroid differentiation-related factor 1 isoform X2, producing MDELCAAGAAAPVRGEAEEPKQGSVLFLGGNEVKSSAVVKYSSAPPQAAFARLQEKTDLKLPPANWLRESAKLGPAGTTILGNNKKSKPFSSFGMAYDFIDSVGNDVDVVSDSENIKKLLKIPYSKSHVSMAVHRIGRTLLLDELDIQELFMRSSQTGDWTWLKEFYQRLIDQKWQRKKKSKEHWYQKAILSKFLYYSINGDGAAQPVPTTSKQHQEGPVSGESDEAGRASWPAPFEMPSSLSEDPGASNQGLKNDFVRNILWTFEDIHMLVGSNMPIFGGGRYPAVSLRLRDNNKPINVLTGIDYWLDNLICNVPELVMCFHVNGIVQKYEMIKTEDIPNLENSNFSTKVIKDIAQNILSFLKSNCTKEGHTYWLFKASGSDIVKLYDLTTLCEETEDKYQNPFTMPVAILLYKVACNMMLKKNQNKKHYGTIRTLLLNCLKLLDNGRHPQIIASANYMLSELFQLDEPKKEDSTDFPINGNSDESYSEEEEEMPDSDENGSYSNSSDPPDDNKAVAIIKSVGELSVPEKYKSVHRIRPSCAFPVCHGTEERCRLVLNYVLEGLKSVDSSVKKEGDLPAADPSTPIPLKYEDESTSGGPECLEKQMALFLDKMGSFQKGKHSSQSGMIPGSWQYKMKLQLILKSSKAYYVLSDAAMILQKYGRALRYIKLALQCNDTYCCLCTSMLPEVLVFLCQCLTLCGDIQLMLAQNANNRAAYLEEYNYQTKEDQEILHSLHRESRCQVFAWATDLSTDLECQLSVSCKCYEAAHEILLFSNLKNQNPEQRIQVLKRMGNIRNEIGVFYMNQAAAVQTERVVSKTVSTTEQQLWKKSFSCFEEGIQNFESIDDATNAALLLCNTGRLMRICAQAHCATEGDFKREFSPEEALYYNKAIDYYLKALRSLGQRDVHPAVWDSVNWELSTTYFTMATLQQDYAPLSRKAQEQIEKEVSEAMMKSLKYCDVDTVSARQPLCQYRAATIHHRLASMYHSCLRNQVGDEHLRKQHRVLADLHYSKAVRLFQLLKDAPCEFLRVQLERVAFAEFQMTSQNSSAGKLKTLFGALDIMAKTTRAFQLIRKELLAESEQMNKDKSNADSMSPNDSSTGLNKEEVLKLLGIFESRMSFLLLQSIKLLTSTKKKIGGINEEDVVLQTNKQVYSLLLRATANKSLTLLERIEVILNLLEQLTRNNEANNGGTQ from the exons ATGGACGAGCTGTGCGCTGCGGGAGCTGCCGCCCCTGTGAGGGGCGAGGCGGAGGAGCCCAAGCAG GGGTCGGTTTTGTTTCTTGGAGGCAACGAAGTGAAAAGCAGCGCTGTGGTGAAATATTCGTCTGCCCCACCGCAAGCGGCGTTTGCCCGTCTTCAGGAGAAAACGGACTTGAAACTTCCACCTGCCAACTGGTTACGGGAGAGCGCTAAGCTGGGACCAGCAGGTACAACCATTCttggcaacaacaaaaaaagtaaaccatTTTCAAG CTTTGGGATGGCGTATGACTTCATTGACTCAGTTGGAAATGATGTAGATGTTGTGTCTGATTCAGAG aatattaaaaaacttCTGAAGATACCTTACAGCAAGTCCCACGTGAGCATGGCAGTGCATCGCATTGGGAGGACGCTTTTGTTGGATGAGCTGGATATTCAAGAACTCTTCATGAGATCATCTCAG ACAGGGGACTGGACATGGCTGAAAGAGTTTTATCAAAGGCTGATTGATCAGAAGTGGCAAcgaaaaaagaagagtaaagAACATTGGTACCAGAAGGCTATACTTTCTAAATTTTTGTATTACAG CATTAATGGTGatggagctgctcagcctgTTCCTACCACTTCAAAACAGCACCAGGAGGGTCCTGTTTCAGGTGAGAGTGATGAAGCAGGAAGGGCCTCCTGGCCAGCTCCTTTTGAAATGCCGTCTTCGTTATCTGAAGATCCAGGTGCCTCGAACCAG GGACTTAAAAATGACTTTGTTCGAAATATCTTGTGGACCTTTGAAGATATCCACATGTTAGTAGGATCAAATATGCCGATATTTGGAGGTGGGAGATACCCTGCTGTGAGCTTGCGTCTCAG ggATAACAACAAGCCAATAAATGTGCTAACAGGAATTGACTATTGGTTGGACAACTTAATATGCAATGTACCAGAGCTTGTGATGTGCTTTCACGTTAATGGAATTGTTCAG AAATATGAAATGATTAAGACTGAAGATATTCCCAATTTGGAAAACTCGAATTTTTCTACCAAAGTGATAAAAGATATTGCTCAAAATATCTTATCGTTTTTGAAATCAAATTGCACCAAAGAAGGACATACTTATTGGTTATTTAAGG CAAGCGGGAGTGATATAGTAAAGCTCTATGACCTGACCACCCTTTGTGAAGAGACGGAAGACAAATACCAAAATCCTTTCACGATGCCAGTGGCAATTCTTCTATACAA AGTTGCTTGCAATATGATGCTGaagaaaaaccagaacaaaaaacACTATGGCACTATCAGAACATTGCTCCTTAATTGTCTTAAGTTACTGGACAATGGCAGACATCCTCAA ATTATTGCTTCAGCAAACTACATGTTATCAGAACTTTTTCAGTTGGATGAACCCAAAAAAGAAGACAGTACAGACTTCCCTATAAATGGAAATTCTGATGAAAGTTAcagtgaggaagaggaagaaatgccaGACAGTGATGAAAATGGTTCTTACAGTAACAGTTCTGATCCACCAGATGACAATAAAGCAGTGGCAATAATCAAATCTGTTGGAGAGTTATCAGTACCAGAAAAATACAAGTCTGTTCATCGAATACGT CCCAGTTGTGCATTTCCTGTCTGCCATGGCACTGAGGAGCGCTGCAGGCTGGTGCTCAATTACGTCCTGGAG gGCTTGAAGTCTGTTGACAGCAGTGTTAAAAAAGAGGGTGACCTTCCTGCAGCTGACCCCAGCACACCAATCCCATTGAAATATGAAGATGAATCTACCAGTGGTGGTCCTGAGTGTCTGGAAAAACAGATGGCCTTATTTTTAGACAAAA TGGGCTCGTTTCAGAAGGGGAAGCATTCCAGTCAGTCAGGAATGATTCCTGGGTCGTGGCAATATAAAATGAAACTCCAGCTCATTCTGAAATCATCAAAGGCTTATTATGTCCTGTCTGATGCTGCTATGATTCTACAGAAATACGGGAGAGCATTACGATACATCAAACTGGCTTTACAATGCAATG atACCTACTGTTGTCTCTGCACCAGCATGCTTCCAGAAGTATTAGTATTCCTTTGTCAGTGTTTAACCCTTTGTGGCGATATCCAATTAATGCTTGCTCAGAATGCAAACAACAGAGCAGCATATCTTGAAGAATATAATTACCAGACAAAAGAAGATCAGGAAATACTACACAGTCTTCACAGAGAATCCAGGTGCCAAG tgtTTGCCTGGGCTACTGACTTGTCTACAGACTTGGAATGCCAGCTTTCCGTCAGCTGTAAATGTTATGAAGCAGCTCAtgaaattttacttttcagtaacttaaaaaaccaaaatccagaGCAGCGTATACAGGTACTGAAGAGGATGGGCAATATCAGGAACGAGATCGGAGTGTTTTACATGAACCAGGCTGCTGCAGTGCAGACTGAGAGAGTGG TGAGTAAAACTGTATCGacaacagagcagcagctctggaagaaaagcttctcttgctttgaagaAGGAATTCAGAATTTTGAGTCAATTGACGACGCAACCAatgctgctctcctgctctgCAACACGGGCCGACTGATGCGAATTTGTGCTCAAGCACACTGTGCAACTGAGGGGGACTTCAAAAGAGAGTTTTCCCCAGAAGAGGCCCTTTATTATAATAAG GCTATTGACTACTACCTGAAGGCATTACGATCGCTCGGTCAGAGAGACGTGCATCCAGCtgtctgggattctgtgaactgGGAGCTGTCTACTACCTATTTCACCATGGCGACTCTCCAGCAGGATTACGCTCCACTGTCTCGAAAGGCTCAGGAGCAG ATAGAGAAGGAAGTCAGTGAAGCCATGATGAAGTCCTTGAAATACTGTGATGTTGATACCGTGTCTGCCCGACAGCCTCTCTGCCAGTATCGAGCTGCAACCATCCACCACAGGCTGGCTTCCATGTACCACAGCTGCCTGAGAAACCAG GTTGGTGATGAACACTTGAGGAAACAACACCGTGTACTTGCTGATCTTCATTACAGTAAAGCAGTGCGGCTCTTCCAGCTCCTGAAGGATGCGCCCTGCGAGTTCCTTCGTGTGCAGCTGGAAAGAGTGGCGTTCGCAGAGTTCCAGATGACGA GTCAgaacagcagtgctgggaaatTAAAGACTTTGTTTGGGGCCCTAGATATAATGGCGAAAACCACACGTGCATTCCAGCTCATCAGAAAGGAGCTTCTGGCAGAAAGCGAACAG ATGAACAAGGATAAAAGTAATGCTGACAGTATGTCACCTAATGATTCCTCTACTGGCCTTAACAAAGAAGAAGTATTGAAACTGCTTGGTATTTTTGAGTCCAGAATGTCGTTCCTTCTCCTCCAATCCATTAAATTGTTAActtcaacaaagaaaaagattgG
- the TEX36 gene encoding testis-expressed protein 36 translates to MVSDSHLKKHVTKCCTWKKKPAKSIFGTVSVIRMNGRGIFLASKASDTVTVTSLLQLSPKSPMVTVPMCFPEPQPRQCDWLNSVDGDKSVRKLKSKISLRCRQFAHVEVCQSQPESTTSSAQKQVQNSGEAQRIEESLPLAYKTREQKAVNNNFPFSSHDNRHCLQNVGEYFDSGMGRKKPPPERRQQNSHNFFLWGHESVPSREDGLTVYQTSFVKGQSIEQPFCRRYPKHHSEKWCTGKPVPGNEENLQPKKSS, encoded by the exons ATGGTATCCGATTCCCACCTAA AAAAACATGTTACAAAATGttgtacatggaaaaaaaagcctgctaAATCCATCTTTGGGACTGTGTCTGTGATACGAATGAATGGACGTGGGATTTTTCTGGCCAGCAAGGCAAGTGACACAGTGACAGTGACATCCCTGCTCCAGCTGTCCCCAAAGTCCCCAATGGTCACAGTCCCCATGTGCTTCCCTGAACCCCAGCCCAGGCAATGCGACTGGTTAAATAGTGTGGATGGTGACAAGTCAGTGCGCaaactcaaaagcaaaatatccttAAGGTGCCGCCAG tttgctCATGTTGAAGTATGCCAGAGTCAACCTGAGTCAACTACAAGCTCTGCACAAAAACAGGTCCAGAACTCAGGAGAAGCTCAGCGTATAGAGGAGAGTTTGCCGCTGGCATACAAAACTCGGGAGCAG aaagcagTGAACAAcaatttcccattttcttctcATGACAACAGACACTGTCTACAGAATGTTGGAGAGTACTTTGATTCT ggtATGGGCAGAAAGAAACCGCCACCAGAGAGACGGCAGCAGAACTCACATAACTTCTTCCTATGGGGTCATGAATCAGTTCCCAGCAGGGAGGATGGCTTAACCGTTTATCAGACATCATTTGTGAAAGGACAAAGTATTGAGCAGCCGTTTTGTAGGCGGTATCCAAAACACCACTCAGAAAAATGGTGCACTGGCAAACCTGTTCCTGGGAATGAAGAAAACCTGCAGCCAAAGAAGTCGTCTTAA